From a region of the Triticum aestivum cultivar Chinese Spring chromosome 7D, IWGSC CS RefSeq v2.1, whole genome shotgun sequence genome:
- the LOC123164563 gene encoding protein JASON translates to MCGCAEALVRAVVAFFDAVLVDCFLSWFRRRPGHDSPASAHRDPLVPKGRGGEALPASDEEKGFAESTGSNEQLRDGDDTDEELRREAAHLQLYGTISQTPAELRNVSYESNSESANESDDMSINALAMGGTSVSGLNSSECFKCEEDLMTKLEVSQDKSLDSVPRSVLRDKSPFWSMQNRFSDCNGSPFPTPLVLRDDMQTPGTMYASHTGSTMSRKRVRTRKQFVYPVLRPIENKLQQVEPSDDSSPMLPSSSPKRANLGADHIKKLQQTSSNSVAKVGFSKSLPFSFPSENASYQEKGSPPSEESKCQTRSLDLLDGGALSKSNSDEKRAAMSLTHWLKPSSRDNENQGVVTSSASDQPRDENTLFTESPVFTAASGMDADVENPTPRFPKAWDGNGIPNTTTKYKEDQKVSWHATPFEERLLRVLSDEQPIAPRKLIRGDLFLVEEET, encoded by the exons ATGTGCGGGTGCGCGGAGGCGCTGGTGAGGGCGGTGGTCgccttcttcgacgccgtcctcgtcGACTGCTTCCTCTCCTggttccgccgccgccccggccacgaCAGCCCCGCCTCCGCCCACCGG GATCCGCTCGTGCCCAAGGGCCGGGGAGGGGAGGCGCTCCCGGCCTCGGACGAGGAGAAAG GTTTTGCAGAGAGCACAGGGTCGAATGAGCAGTTGCGAGATGGCGATGACACCGACGAGGAGCTTAGGCGAGAG GCAGCTCACCTCCAGTTGTATGGCACAATATCGCAAACCCCGGCTGAACTTCGGAATGTGTCATACGAAAGTAATTCTGAATCCGCTAATGAG TCTGATGACATGTCCATCAATGCACTTGCAATGGGAGGAACATCAGTATCCGGACTTAATTCATCTGAATG CTTCAAATGCGAGGAGGATTTGATGACTAAACTTGAAGTTTCACAAGATAAATCACTTGATTCTGTTCCTCGATCAGTTCTCCGTGATAAGTCCCCATTCTGGAGCATGCAAAATAGGTTCTCTGACTGCAATGGTTCACCCTTCCCGACACCTTTGGTTCTCAGAGATGATATGCAGACCCCTGGAACAATGTATGCTTCACACACAGGGTCTACTATGTCTAGGAAGCGTGTGCGCACCCGCAAACAATTTGTCTATCCTGTCTTGAGACCCATTGAGAACAAGCTTCAGCAAGTGGAACCGTCAGACGATTCTTCACCAATGCTGCCCTCCAGTTCTCCAAAACGTGCAAATTTGGGAGCAGATCATATCAAGAAACTGCAGCAGACCTCTTCAAATTCAGTCGCTAAGGTGGGATTCTCAAAATCTCTGCCATTCAGTTTTCCCAGTGAGAATGCTTCATACCAAGAAAAAGGATCACCCCCTTCGGAGGAGTCGAAGTGCCAAACCAGAAGCCTGGATCTATTGGATGGTGGAGCTCTATCAAAATCAAATTCAGATGAAAAGCGTGCTGCAATGAGTCTGACCCACTGGCTAAAACCTTCATCCAGAGACAATGAGAATCAAGGTGTTGTCACTTCATCTGCTTCCGACCAACCGCGCGATGAGAACACACTTTTCACGGAGAGCCCCGTCTTCACGGCAGCTTCTGGGATGGACGCAGATGTCGAGAACCCTACTCCAAGGTTTCCCAAGGCATGGGATGGCAATGGCATTCCAAACACGACCACCAAGTACAAGGAG GATCAAAAGGTCAGCTGGCATGCGACACCGTTCGAGGAGAGGCTGTTGAGGGTTTTGTCGGATGAGCAGCCTATCGCTCCGAG GAAACTTATCAGAGGAGACTTGTTTCTTGTAGAGGAGGAGACCTGA